Genomic window (Spirochaeta lutea):
GATCTTTAAATACTCCAGCAAATGTAAATGCATTTCATGCATCAGAAGAAGAAAAGCTCTTTGTGGATGCTTTTGAATATGGTGAATATGCATTTCTACTGTTGTACCAAAATATTGACAACTCAAAAATTATTCAGGATTCAATAATTAGATTAATACCAAAGAAAAACTATCGTGTATCAAAGTTTCCAATAGAACATGATGATGGTTATAACTGGGGGACATTTTTGGAATGCATAATCAATCCGGATAATTATTATGAGCCGGAAGTTATCGCCATTTATATAATCAATTTTGAAAAGAAAGAATTTGAAGAAATTGAATATGATAATGTTAAAATTATTAGAGAAATCTGAAATAGAAGTTTACCATATAACACGCGCTTCAACCTGACAAATCCTTTGTCACGGTTTTTGCATTTGCAAAAACACGCGCCAAGCCCTTTGGGCTCGGATTTGCAGGTTAAGCGGTCGTTATCTTGAATTACTGCTTGAAGATATAATTTATTGTGGGATAATAAGAATATGGCCAAAAATACATTGGAAAAATTTGTAATAAAAAATTTATTTAATACATTCGATTATGAAATTTCATTTGAGAATAATCGACTTGTGTTAGTTGGCGAGAATGGTTCAGGAAAAAGTACCTTTGTCTCTATTCTTTATTATTTGTTATCGCTTCAATGGGATAAACTAGATGATTATCCATTCGATAGCTTAGAAATAGTAGTCAATGGTGGAAAAGCAAAATCGGTAAGTAAAAATGATATTTTAAAGTACAATCAGTTTCATAAACGACGGCGATTTCGACGGTTTCCATCTTCTTTGATTAGGCAAGTCGAAACTTCTTTAGAGAATCTTAAATTATCACCAAAGGTCGCATTAAATAATGTAGTAGATTCTTATGAAAATTTAGTAAAAAACACGAATCTCAATATTCCTTTAGAAATATTTCAGGAACTACTTTATGAGTTTATTGATGTTGAACGTGAAGAGGCGACAGTAAAAGTTTCAAATATTATAAAATACATAAAACAATATTTTAGCGATCCAATCATTTTTCTTCCAACATACCGTCGAATTGAAAGAGATATCAAAAAAATCTTCCCTGATTTAGAAAAAGAGATTCGAAGTCACAATGAAGGTACCTTTCCTGCAAAAGAGAAAAGACAGCTTGAACTTGTGGAATTTGGAATGGGTGACGTAAAGAAGTTAATTCATCGAACAACTATGGAACTCGGAATACAGTTTCGAACTGACTTAGAATCTTTAACTGGACAATATTTGAGTAATATTCTCAATAACGAGTATAAGGATGTGAGCATTGAAAAATTTCAAGAATTATCGAAAGATTCATACGAATTAATACTCAATCGCGTCCATGAGTCAATTCTTTCTCCTCATGACAAAAAGAACTTGCAAACCAAAATTGAATCCTTGTCTCAGAGTAATCAACTCATGGATTCTGATAAACTAATCGCTTATTTCCTAATAAAATTAAAAGACTTACATGAGAAACAACAAAATCGGGAATCTCGTATTCGAAAATTCGTTGACCTATGTAATAAGTATTTAGAGGGAAAAAAATTACGGTATAATAATATCGATTTCGAGTTAAAGATAGTCAATAAGGTGAACCAAGAGAGCATATCTTTAGAATCATTGTCATCAGGTGAAAAGCAAATCATTTCTCTGTTTGCG
Coding sequences:
- a CDS encoding AAA family ATPase — translated: MAKNTLEKFVIKNLFNTFDYEISFENNRLVLVGENGSGKSTFVSILYYLLSLQWDKLDDYPFDSLEIVVNGGKAKSVSKNDILKYNQFHKRRRFRRFPSSLIRQVETSLENLKLSPKVALNNVVDSYENLVKNTNLNIPLEIFQELLYEFIDVEREEATVKVSNIIKYIKQYFSDPIIFLPTYRRIERDIKKIFPDLEKEIRSHNEGTFPAKEKRQLELVEFGMGDVKKLIHRTTMELGIQFRTDLESLTGQYLSNILNNEYKDVSIEKFQELSKDSYELILNRVHESILSPHDKKNLQTKIESLSQSNQLMDSDKLIAYFLIKLKDLHEKQQNRESRIRKFVDLCNKYLEGKKLRYNNIDFELKIVNKVNQESISLESLSSGEKQIISLFAHLLLSRNTNYFLIFDEPELSLSVPWQRTFLLDISELENCAGLIAVTHSPFIFENNLEKYAHSINEFITVRQ